From Pseudomonas sp. FP2335, the proteins below share one genomic window:
- a CDS encoding C40 family peptidase, with protein MRPFFKTWLTICLLMPLAAHATNREQRLPNVNGFTPKVHSTPATAKREKPTVNRPTQVSKVHGKALHNSLALNNTKQSSNVLSRAVNVLGTPYRWGGSSPSKGFDCSGLVKYAFNDVAAVDLPRTSNAMAAGHGQKVDRKDLKPGDLLFFKLKSRQVNHVAIYLGNDRFIHAPRRGKSVSIDTLKKPFWDKNYVIAKRVLPKEQNNLRVVQR; from the coding sequence ATGCGACCATTTTTCAAGACATGGCTAACCATTTGCCTATTAATGCCACTGGCCGCCCACGCCACCAATCGTGAGCAACGACTTCCGAACGTCAACGGTTTCACCCCTAAAGTTCACAGCACACCAGCCACCGCCAAAAGAGAAAAGCCGACCGTCAACCGACCTACTCAAGTGAGCAAGGTTCACGGCAAGGCCCTTCATAACTCACTGGCGCTGAACAACACCAAGCAAAGCAGCAATGTACTCAGCCGCGCCGTCAATGTGCTCGGTACTCCCTACCGTTGGGGCGGCAGCAGCCCAAGTAAAGGCTTCGATTGCAGCGGTTTGGTGAAATATGCGTTCAACGACGTTGCCGCAGTGGATTTGCCGCGCACGTCCAACGCCATGGCCGCCGGCCACGGGCAAAAGGTTGATCGCAAGGACCTGAAGCCGGGCGACCTGTTGTTCTTCAAGCTCAAGAGCCGTCAGGTCAACCACGTTGCCATCTACCTGGGCAACGACCGCTTCATCCACGCGCCGCGTCGTGGCAAGTCGGTGAGCATCGACACGCTGAAGAAGCCGTTCTGGGACAAGAACTACGTGATCGCCAAGCGGGTTTTGCCCAAAGAGCAGAACAACCTGCGGGTTGTGCAACGCTGA
- the pyrR gene encoding bifunctional pyr operon transcriptional regulator/uracil phosphoribosyltransferase PyrR, whose translation MSLPNPAELISQMAKNLTAHLQHRAISEPRFIGIRTGGVWVAQALLEELGSDAPLGTLDVSFYRDDFSQNGLHPQVRPSALPFEIEGQHLVLIDDVLMSGRTIRAAMNELFDYGRPASVTLVCLLDLDAGELPISPDVVGATLSLEPHQRVKLSGPTPLELELQDLAL comes from the coding sequence ATGAGCTTGCCGAACCCCGCCGAACTGATCAGCCAAATGGCCAAAAACCTCACGGCCCATCTGCAACACCGCGCCATCAGCGAGCCACGCTTCATCGGCATTCGCACTGGCGGTGTGTGGGTCGCCCAGGCATTGCTGGAAGAATTGGGCAGCGACGCGCCCCTCGGCACCCTGGACGTGTCGTTCTACCGGGACGACTTCAGCCAGAACGGCCTGCATCCGCAAGTGCGCCCATCGGCCCTGCCGTTCGAGATCGAAGGCCAGCACCTGGTACTGATCGACGACGTGCTGATGAGCGGGCGCACCATCCGCGCCGCCATGAACGAACTGTTCGACTACGGCCGCCCGGCCAGCGTGACCCTGGTCTGTCTGCTGGACCTGGACGCCGGCGAATTGCCGATCAGCCCGGATGTGGTCGGCGCGACGCTGTCGCTGGAACCCCACCAGCGGGTAAAATTGTCCGGTCCCACGCCGCTCGAACTCGAACTGCAAGACCTTGCCCTTTAA
- a CDS encoding type IV pilus twitching motility protein PilT — translation MDITELLTACVRRGASDLHLSAGLAPMLRVDGEVWPLDCPALSPPQVADLLSPLLNQYQQKDFETSLDTDFAFELPGVARFRANVFRQDRGMGAVFRSIPSQVQSLQSLGLGEVFQRIAQLPHGLVLVTGPTGSGKSTTLAAMIDYLNQHRRQHILTLEDPIEFIHRPKAALINQRQVHRDTLSFSTALRSALREDPDVILVGELRDLETIRLALTAAETGHLVFGTLHTASAPKTVDRLVDVFPAGEKAMVRAMLSESLQAVVSQVLVKKVGGGRVAAHEIMLGTPAIRNLIREDRVAQIVSAIQTGGALGMKTLDMSLKALVGEGLVSREDAREKARVPGDI, via the coding sequence ATGGATATCACTGAACTGCTCACGGCCTGCGTGCGCCGTGGCGCCTCCGACCTGCATTTGTCGGCTGGCCTGGCGCCGATGTTGCGTGTGGACGGCGAGGTCTGGCCGCTGGATTGCCCGGCACTCTCACCGCCCCAGGTGGCGGATCTGCTCAGCCCTTTGCTCAATCAATACCAGCAAAAGGATTTCGAAACATCTCTTGATACAGATTTCGCTTTCGAACTGCCCGGCGTGGCGCGGTTCCGGGCGAACGTGTTCCGCCAGGACCGTGGCATGGGCGCGGTGTTTCGCAGCATTCCCAGTCAGGTCCAGAGCCTGCAGAGCCTTGGCCTGGGTGAGGTGTTCCAGCGCATAGCCCAACTGCCGCACGGGCTGGTGCTGGTCACCGGGCCGACCGGCTCGGGCAAGTCCACCACCCTGGCGGCGATGATCGACTACCTCAATCAGCATCGACGCCAGCACATCCTCACCCTGGAAGACCCCATCGAATTTATCCACAGGCCGAAAGCCGCGCTGATCAACCAGCGCCAGGTGCATCGCGATACCCTTAGTTTCTCTACGGCCTTGCGCTCGGCGCTACGCGAAGACCCGGATGTGATCCTGGTCGGCGAGTTGCGCGACCTGGAAACCATCCGCCTGGCGCTGACCGCCGCCGAGACCGGGCATCTGGTGTTCGGCACCCTGCACACGGCATCGGCGCCCAAGACCGTGGACCGGCTGGTGGACGTGTTCCCGGCCGGCGAAAAAGCCATGGTCCGCGCGATGCTGTCGGAGTCGTTGCAGGCAGTGGTGTCGCAGGTGCTGGTGAAGAAGGTTGGCGGCGGGCGGGTGGCGGCGCACGAGATCATGCTGGGTACACCGGCGATCCGCAATTTGATCCGCGAGGACAGGGTGGCGCAGATCGTCTCGGCGATCCAGACCGGCGGGGCACTGGGAATGAAGACGCTCGATATGAGCTTGAAGGCGTTGGTGGGCGAGGGGCTCGTCAGCCGCGAGGATGCGCGGGAGAAGGCGAGGGTGCCTGGTGATATATAG
- the ruvX gene encoding Holliday junction resolvase RuvX translates to MALRLILGFDYGTKQIGVAVGQVITGQARELCTLKAQNGVPDWNQVEALIKEWKPDAVVVGLPLNMDGTPSDMCLRAEKFARRLNGRYNLPFYTHDERLTTFEAKGERRDRGGQKGSYRDNPVDAIAAALLLQGWLDENTALFES, encoded by the coding sequence ATGGCTTTGCGTCTGATCCTCGGTTTTGACTACGGCACCAAACAGATCGGCGTAGCGGTCGGCCAGGTGATCACCGGCCAGGCCCGCGAGCTGTGCACCTTGAAAGCCCAGAACGGCGTACCGGACTGGAACCAGGTCGAAGCCCTGATCAAGGAGTGGAAGCCCGACGCCGTCGTGGTCGGCCTGCCGCTGAACATGGACGGAACCCCAAGCGACATGTGCCTGCGCGCCGAAAAATTCGCCCGCCGCCTCAATGGCCGCTACAACCTGCCTTTCTATACCCACGACGAGCGCCTCACCACCTTTGAAGCCAAAGGTGAACGCCGCGACCGTGGCGGCCAGAAAGGCAGCTACCGCGACAACCCGGTGGACGCCATCGCCGCCGCCTTGCTGTTGCAGGGCTGGCTGGATGAAAACACCGCTTTATTTGAATCCTGA
- a CDS encoding aspartate carbamoyltransferase catalytic subunit has protein sequence MTPLDAKRPLQLNAQGQLQHFLSLDGLPRELLTEILDTADSFLEVGGRAVKKVPLLRGKTICNVFFENSTRTRTTFELAAQRLSADVITLNVSTSSASKGETLLDTLRNLEAMAADMFVVRHGDSGAAHFIAEHVCPQVAIINGGDGRHAHPTQGMLDMLTIRRHKGSFENLSVAIVGDILHSRVARSNMLALKTLGCPDIRVIAPKTLLPIGIEQYGVKVYTDMAEGLKDVDVVIMLRLQRERMAGGLLPSEGEFYRLFGLTTARLAGAKPDAIVMHPGPINRGVEIESAVADGTQSVILNQVTYGIAVRMAVLSMAMSGQTAQRQFEQENAQ, from the coding sequence ATGACGCCTCTAGATGCCAAGCGCCCGCTGCAGCTCAATGCTCAGGGTCAGTTGCAACATTTCTTGTCCCTCGACGGTTTGCCCCGCGAACTGCTCACCGAAATCCTCGACACTGCCGACTCGTTCCTTGAAGTCGGCGGCCGCGCGGTGAAGAAGGTCCCGCTGCTGCGCGGCAAGACCATCTGCAATGTGTTCTTCGAGAACTCCACCCGCACCCGCACCACCTTTGAACTGGCGGCCCAACGGCTGTCGGCCGACGTGATCACGCTGAACGTGTCGACCTCGTCGGCGAGCAAGGGCGAGACCCTGCTCGACACCCTGCGCAACCTGGAAGCCATGGCCGCCGACATGTTCGTGGTGCGCCACGGCGACTCCGGCGCCGCGCACTTCATCGCCGAGCACGTGTGCCCGCAGGTCGCGATCATCAACGGCGGCGACGGCCGTCACGCCCACCCGACCCAGGGCATGCTCGACATGCTCACCATCCGTCGGCACAAGGGCAGCTTTGAAAACCTGTCGGTGGCCATCGTCGGCGACATCCTGCACTCGCGGGTTGCGCGCTCGAACATGCTGGCCCTGAAAACCCTGGGCTGCCCGGACATCCGCGTGATCGCGCCAAAAACCCTGCTGCCCATCGGCATCGAGCAATACGGTGTGAAGGTCTACACCGACATGGCCGAAGGCCTCAAGGATGTGGACGTGGTCATCATGCTGCGCCTGCAGCGCGAGCGCATGGCCGGTGGCCTGCTGCCGAGCGAAGGTGAGTTCTACCGCCTGTTCGGCCTGACCACTGCGCGCCTGGCCGGTGCCAAGCCGGACGCCATCGTGATGCACCCCGGCCCGATCAACCGTGGGGTGGAGATTGAGTCGGCGGTGGCCGACGGCACCCAGTCGGTGATTCTCAACCAGGTCACCTACGGCATCGCCGTGCGCATGGCCGTATTGTCCATGGCCATGAGCGGGCAAACCGCGCAACGTCAATTCGAGCAGGAGAACGCCCAGTGA
- a CDS encoding dihydroorotase, with protein MKLSILGARVIDPASGLDQVTDLHLEAGKIIAIGAAPAGFSAVETIDAKGLVAAPGLVDLNVALREPGYSRKGSILSETRAAAAGGVTSLCCPPHTKPILDTSAVTELILDRAREAGNCKVFPIGALSKGLEGEQLAELIALRDAGCVAFGNGLESFRSTRTLCRALEYAATFDLTVIFHSQDRDLAEGGLAHEGAVASFLGLPGIPETAETVALARDLLLVEQSGVRAHFSQLTSARGVALIAQAQARGLPVTADVALYQLILTDEALIDFSSLYHVQPPLRTRADRDGLRAAVKSGVVSAISSHHQPHERDAKLAPFGATEPGISSVELLLPLAMTLVEEGLLDLPTLLARLSAGPADALRLPAGKLAVGSAADLVLFDPASSTVAGEHWLSKGENCPFIGHSLPATVRYTLVDGRISYQA; from the coding sequence GTGAAGCTCAGCATCCTCGGCGCCCGCGTCATCGATCCGGCCAGTGGCCTGGATCAAGTCACCGATCTGCATCTTGAAGCCGGCAAGATCATCGCCATCGGCGCCGCCCCGGCCGGTTTCAGCGCCGTTGAAACCATCGACGCCAAAGGCCTGGTGGCCGCGCCCGGGCTGGTCGACCTCAACGTCGCCCTGCGCGAGCCGGGCTACAGCCGCAAAGGCAGCATCCTCAGCGAAACCCGCGCCGCCGCTGCCGGTGGCGTGACCAGCCTGTGCTGCCCGCCGCACACCAAGCCGATCCTGGACACCTCGGCGGTGACCGAGTTGATCCTCGACCGCGCCCGTGAAGCCGGCAACTGCAAAGTGTTCCCCATCGGCGCCCTGAGCAAAGGCCTGGAAGGCGAACAACTCGCCGAACTGATCGCCCTGCGCGACGCCGGTTGCGTGGCCTTCGGCAACGGCCTGGAAAGCTTTCGCAGCACTCGCACCCTGTGCCGCGCCCTGGAATATGCGGCCACCTTCGACCTGACGGTGATCTTCCATTCCCAGGACCGCGACCTCGCCGAAGGTGGCCTGGCCCATGAAGGTGCCGTGGCCAGCTTCCTCGGCTTGCCCGGCATCCCCGAGACCGCCGAGACCGTGGCCCTGGCCCGCGACCTGCTGCTGGTCGAGCAAAGCGGCGTGCGCGCGCACTTCAGCCAGTTGACCAGCGCGCGGGGCGTGGCCCTGATCGCCCAGGCCCAGGCCCGTGGCTTGCCGGTGACGGCGGATGTGGCGTTGTATCAGTTGATCTTGACCGACGAAGCGCTGATCGACTTCTCCAGCCTGTACCACGTGCAGCCGCCCCTGCGCACCCGTGCCGACCGTGATGGTCTGCGGGCGGCGGTGAAGTCCGGGGTGGTCTCGGCGATTTCCAGCCACCACCAGCCCCACGAACGCGATGCCAAGTTGGCACCATTTGGCGCGACTGAGCCGGGGATCAGCAGCGTTGAGCTGTTGTTGCCCCTGGCGATGACGTTGGTTGAGGAAGGCTTGCTCGATTTGCCGACGCTGCTGGCACGCTTGAGCGCGGGTCCTGCCGACGCCCTGCGCTTACCGGCGGGTAAGCTCGCGGTGGGTTCGGCGGCGGATCTGGTGCTGTTTGACCCGGCCAGTTCCACCGTTGCCGGGGAGCATTGGCTGTCGAAGGGTGAAAACTGCCCGTTCATTGGCCACAGCCTGCCGGCGACGGTGCGCTACACCCTGGTCGACGGTCGGATCAGCTACCAGGCCTAA
- a CDS encoding TM2 domain-containing protein, producing MNTYRQAISQPDTHSKVIGYLLWIFGFTGSHRFYYGKPVTGTIWFCTLGLLGIGWLIDLFLIPAMDREADLRFTAGPIEYNVAWVLLTFLGVFGVHRMYQGKWISGLIYLLTGGLFLVGVLYDFWTLNTQISIRNAERNGGR from the coding sequence ATGAACACCTATCGACAGGCAATTTCGCAGCCCGACACCCATAGCAAGGTGATCGGCTACCTGCTCTGGATTTTCGGTTTCACCGGATCGCACCGTTTTTATTACGGCAAACCCGTGACAGGTACGATCTGGTTCTGCACCTTAGGTTTGCTGGGGATTGGCTGGCTGATCGACCTGTTCCTGATCCCCGCCATGGACCGTGAAGCCGACCTGCGTTTTACCGCCGGGCCCATCGAATACAACGTGGCCTGGGTGCTGTTGACGTTCCTGGGTGTGTTCGGCGTGCACCGCATGTACCAGGGCAAATGGATCAGCGGCTTGATCTACCTGCTGACCGGCGGCTTGTTCCTGGTGGGGGTGCTGTATGACTTCTGGACGTTGAATACGCAGATTTCGATTCGCAATGCCGAGCGCAATGGCGGCCGCTGA
- a CDS encoding YqgE/AlgH family protein encodes MKNVSPTYLKHQFLIAMPHMADPNFAQTLTYIVEHTANGAMGLVVNRPQELNLADILEQLRPEADPPARCQGVPIYIGGPVQTDRGFVLHPTGPKFQATVDLDGVSLSTSQDVLFAIADGVGPEHSLITLGYAGWEAGQLEAELASNAWLTCPFDADILFNTPVELRLDAAAAKLRVNLSLLTSQAGHA; translated from the coding sequence ATGAAAAACGTCAGCCCGACCTACCTCAAGCACCAATTCCTGATCGCCATGCCTCACATGGCCGACCCGAACTTTGCGCAGACCTTGACCTACATTGTCGAGCACACCGCCAATGGTGCCATGGGGTTGGTGGTGAACCGCCCGCAAGAGCTGAACCTGGCGGACATTCTTGAGCAACTGCGCCCCGAGGCCGACCCGCCGGCTCGCTGCCAGGGCGTGCCGATCTACATCGGCGGGCCGGTGCAGACCGATCGCGGTTTTGTCCTGCACCCCACCGGGCCGAAGTTCCAGGCCACGGTCGACCTGGACGGCGTGTCGCTGTCCACGTCCCAGGATGTGTTGTTCGCCATCGCCGACGGCGTGGGGCCCGAGCACAGCCTGATCACCCTCGGCTACGCCGGCTGGGAAGCTGGCCAGCTGGAGGCCGAACTGGCCAGCAACGCCTGGCTGACCTGCCCGTTCGACGCCGACATCCTTTTCAACACCCCCGTGGAACTGCGCCTTGACGCCGCTGCGGCCAAGCTGCGGGTCAACCTGAGCCTGCTGACCAGCCAGGCGGGGCACGCCTGA
- a CDS encoding energy transducer TonB, with amino-acid sequence MTLPSELPPELSHSRVRPADRLGFTLFLAALIHLALLLGVGFTMVEPKQITKTLEITLATFKSEKKPEKADFLAQDNQQGSGTLDKKAVPKTTQVAPFQDNKVNKVSPPPTPKPEVQQTVPKPTVTTVAPKPQKAPVQREKAKTEPQPQPVKPAPTFDSSTLTDEISSLEAELANEQQLYAKRPRIYRLNAASTMRDKGAWYKDEWRKKVERIGNLNYPEEARRQQIYGNLRLLVSINRDGSLYEVLVLESSGQPLLDQAAQRIVRLAAPFAPFTGDLNDVDRLEIIRTWKFAKGDRLSSN; translated from the coding sequence ATGACACTCCCGTCCGAACTGCCCCCCGAACTCTCCCACAGCAGGGTGCGCCCGGCTGATCGGCTCGGATTTACCCTGTTCCTGGCTGCGTTGATTCACCTGGCCCTGCTCCTCGGCGTGGGTTTCACCATGGTCGAACCCAAGCAGATCACCAAGACCCTGGAAATCACCCTCGCCACGTTCAAGAGCGAAAAGAAGCCCGAGAAGGCCGATTTTCTCGCCCAGGACAACCAGCAAGGCAGCGGCACCCTGGACAAGAAAGCGGTGCCCAAGACTACGCAAGTGGCGCCATTCCAGGACAACAAGGTCAACAAAGTCAGCCCACCGCCGACGCCCAAGCCCGAGGTCCAGCAGACGGTACCCAAGCCCACCGTGACCACCGTCGCGCCAAAACCGCAGAAAGCGCCGGTGCAACGCGAAAAAGCCAAGACCGAGCCGCAGCCCCAGCCCGTCAAGCCGGCGCCGACCTTCGACAGTTCGACGCTGACCGACGAAATCTCCAGCCTCGAAGCCGAACTGGCCAACGAACAACAGCTGTACGCCAAGCGCCCGCGCATCTACCGGCTGAATGCCGCCTCGACCATGCGTGACAAGGGCGCCTGGTATAAGGATGAGTGGCGCAAGAAGGTCGAGCGCATCGGTAACCTCAACTATCCTGAAGAGGCCCGTCGCCAGCAGATTTATGGCAATTTGCGCTTACTGGTGTCGATCAACCGCGATGGTTCGTTATATGAAGTGCTGGTACTCGAGTCCTCCGGCCAGCCCTTGCTGGACCAGGCCGCCCAGCGCATCGTGCGCCTGGCCGCACCTTTTGCACCGTTTACCGGCGACCTGAACGACGTCGACCGCCTGGAAATCATCCGCACCTGGAAGTTTGCCAAGGGCGACCGCCTCTCCAGCAACTAA